From the genome of Penaeus chinensis breed Huanghai No. 1 chromosome 37, ASM1920278v2, whole genome shotgun sequence, one region includes:
- the LOC125045710 gene encoding lysozyme-like, with translation MTMARPLPILLLLGLAVTLCQANLTDECLWCMCYVSSNGCKMPEPVCQNNGWGEVCGPWAMSKPYWMDGGNQNGDFYACAEDWSCNESTVRSYLARYVTSPYATCQYYARTHVGGPNGASQEYTLDYWYQVKDCLDYGIYTPPPTTD, from the exons atgacgatggctcGACCTCTGCCGATCCTGCTTCTGCTTGGCCTCGCCGTCACTCTGTGTCAAGCCAATCTAACGGATGAATGCCTTTGGTGCATGTGCTAT GTCTCTAGTAACGGATGCAAGATGCCGGAGCCAGTGTGCCAGAACAACGGATGGGGAGAGGTGTGCGGCCCCTGGGCGATGTCAAAGCCCTACTGGATGGACGGGGGCAACCAGAATGGAG ACTTCTACGCATGCGCCGAGGACTGGTCCTGCAATGAATCCACAGTTCGGAGCTACCTTGCCCGCTACGTAACCAGCCCATACGCTACATGTCAGTACTACGCCCGCACTCATGTGGGCGGCCCCAACGGAGCCTCTCAAGAATATACCTTGGACTACTGGTACCAAGTCAAGGACTGTCTGGACTATGGAATTTACACACCACCTCCAACAACTGACTAA